One genomic region from Silvibacterium dinghuense encodes:
- a CDS encoding TadE/TadG family type IV pilus assembly protein, whose protein sequence is MAVRTPLQPSFRSLWMEETGSELVEFTITLSLVLMTIFSILAGSVALYAQHYVTNAAREATRYAIVRGSYWSGTTCSTTTAGDCMATSTNVSNFVLSTVPPLISTSQLSVSTSWPGTTATGAACDTINGTNSITCTVSVTVSYNYNFLLPFLPDKTITLASTSSGTIAE, encoded by the coding sequence ATGGCGGTGCGAACGCCGTTGCAGCCTTCCTTCCGATCGTTATGGATGGAGGAAACAGGCAGCGAGCTGGTGGAATTCACCATCACGCTGAGCCTTGTTCTCATGACGATCTTCAGCATTCTCGCCGGGTCCGTGGCACTTTATGCGCAACATTATGTGACCAATGCGGCACGGGAGGCCACGCGATATGCCATTGTTCGAGGTTCGTACTGGTCCGGTACGACTTGCTCGACGACGACCGCAGGCGATTGCATGGCTACATCCACGAACGTAAGCAACTTTGTCCTGAGTACGGTTCCGCCCCTTATCAGCACGAGCCAGTTGAGTGTGTCGACAAGCTGGCCAGGCACTACCGCTACAGGAGCGGCCTGCGACACGATCAACGGCACGAACAGCATTACCTGCACCGTGTCGGTAACAGTCAGTTATAACTATAACTTTCTTCTGCCGTTCCTCCCTGATAAGACGATTACTCTGGCAAGTACCTCCAGCGGGACTATTGCCGAGTAG
- a CDS encoding TadE/TadG family type IV pilus assembly protein translates to MRLFKADLRSMVTMSHWCNSLSRNLSAAKRPGYAASQRSLGDCSESGSSLLETALVMPILLLLMAGAIDFGRAYSIAIEVESAAHAGALYGVQNPSDTAGMADAVKADAPNLAALTTTATYGCECFDGSQSSTNCVTVPVSCSGENYVNYAQVSASDTYTPIFPYPGIPSSIVLQKTVEMRSGGD, encoded by the coding sequence ATGCGACTCTTCAAAGCGGATCTCCGCTCAATGGTGACGATGTCTCACTGGTGCAATAGTCTTTCTCGCAACCTGTCCGCCGCGAAGCGGCCAGGGTATGCTGCTTCGCAGCGCAGTCTGGGAGACTGTTCGGAGAGTGGCTCCAGTCTTCTCGAGACGGCGCTGGTGATGCCTATACTGTTGCTGCTGATGGCAGGTGCCATCGACTTCGGGCGCGCCTACTCCATTGCCATTGAAGTGGAGTCGGCAGCCCATGCCGGAGCTCTCTATGGTGTGCAAAATCCATCCGATACCGCTGGAATGGCAGATGCGGTCAAGGCGGATGCTCCAAATCTTGCTGCGTTGACGACGACTGCAACCTACGGTTGCGAATGTTTCGATGGTTCACAATCCAGCACCAACTGTGTCACTGTGCCTGTGTCCTGCAGCGGCGAGAACTATGTGAATTATGCGCAGGTAAGCGCGTCTGATACGTACACGCCTATCTTTCCATACCCTGGAATCCCCAGTTCGATCGTGCTGCAGAAGACGGTAGAAATGCGCTCGGGAGGGGATTAG
- a CDS encoding pilus assembly protein TadG-related protein — translation MLRFLLRNDRGQTTIVVALCMTMILGFVGFAIDVGHLRYVRRNLQTAADAAALAAASEVRICGGTADCPSMQTAASQSLTENGFTGASLGLNCATPGSTGLTLTLNNPVCAVSGDPNANKQNYVEAVVTDYVPTYFARIFGVSTVAVTARAEAARGIGGPCIYALDQTGADAIQMPIGVIEKFNCGMVDESNSSSAFSCPVTLFVYAPSVNVTGGSSGLLCGVTPPAHTGVPRPQPNDPLAYLLAPSTASNACGTSLTSPYYGSSNAVNIILGLGSTVIFHPGVYCGGINITAAVLANVIFEPGTYILRDGTGLLSLVQQGGLNITISALSSIQGDGVTFYNEGNINSPSTSVGGFSITAPATLGLTSFSLTAPTSGEYGGMLFMQAPNVTTTGTFVADLLVGSKMEGAVYEPDAMVSYGVAAISDNYNILVAKDIEFNVTIISSFGNNYATLQSGSPLNGDDVSLVQ, via the coding sequence ATGCTGCGTTTCCTGCTGCGCAATGATCGTGGCCAGACGACCATTGTTGTTGCTCTCTGCATGACAATGATTCTCGGCTTTGTCGGTTTCGCGATTGATGTGGGGCATCTCCGCTATGTTCGGCGTAACCTGCAGACAGCAGCCGATGCTGCGGCACTGGCCGCGGCCAGCGAGGTGCGCATTTGCGGGGGGACGGCAGATTGTCCTTCTATGCAGACTGCGGCTTCACAGTCTCTTACCGAGAATGGCTTTACCGGGGCGTCTTTAGGTCTGAATTGCGCGACGCCTGGGAGCACAGGGCTCACGCTGACCCTTAATAACCCGGTCTGTGCTGTTTCCGGCGATCCCAATGCCAATAAGCAGAACTATGTAGAGGCGGTAGTTACGGATTATGTCCCAACGTATTTTGCGCGCATCTTTGGAGTCAGCACTGTCGCTGTGACCGCACGTGCAGAAGCTGCACGAGGTATCGGTGGTCCATGTATTTATGCGTTGGATCAGACGGGGGCAGATGCGATTCAGATGCCGATAGGCGTAATCGAGAAATTCAACTGTGGAATGGTCGATGAGTCGAACTCCAGCTCTGCCTTTTCATGTCCGGTAACGTTGTTCGTATACGCTCCGAGTGTCAACGTGACCGGAGGATCAAGCGGACTACTTTGTGGTGTGACACCTCCGGCGCATACTGGTGTCCCGCGTCCGCAGCCGAATGATCCACTGGCCTATCTTCTCGCTCCCAGTACCGCGAGTAATGCTTGCGGCACCAGCCTCACTTCGCCGTATTACGGGTCTTCCAATGCAGTGAATATTATTCTCGGCCTGGGGAGCACAGTGATCTTCCATCCTGGGGTCTACTGCGGGGGGATCAACATTACAGCTGCGGTGTTGGCCAATGTCATCTTTGAGCCGGGTACTTATATTCTCAGGGATGGGACCGGGTTGCTTTCGCTTGTTCAGCAGGGCGGCCTGAACATCACGATTTCCGCTCTTTCTTCTATCCAGGGTGATGGCGTGACGTTCTACAACGAAGGAAATATAAACTCTCCATCGACATCGGTCGGAGGATTTTCCATCACTGCGCCAGCAACTCTTGGACTCACTAGCTTCAGCCTTACGGCTCCAACGAGCGGAGAATATGGTGGCATGCTCTTCATGCAGGCGCCTAACGTTACGACTACGGGAACTTTCGTGGCGGACCTGCTGGTTGGGAGCAAGATGGAAGGCGCAGTCTATGAGCCGGATGCGATGGTCAGCTATGGTGTAGCTGCAATTTCCGATAACTACAACATTCTCGTAGCTAAGGATATCGAATTCAACGTTACGATTATCAGCTCTTTCGGGAATAACTATGCGACTCTTCAAAGCGGATCTCCGCTCAATGGTGACGATGTCTCACTGGTGCAATAG
- a CDS encoding DUF192 domain-containing protein — translation MRVISVRNESTGKNIGGQIEIANTSFTRMRGLLGRRQLAPEEGLWIKPSSGVHTIGMKFAIDVIGLDRKHRVVHLWNALVPNRITAVHWKISSVLEVPAGRIVESGTRIGHTLEMDTRN, via the coding sequence ATGCGCGTCATATCTGTGCGGAATGAAAGCACGGGAAAGAACATCGGCGGCCAGATCGAGATCGCGAATACCAGTTTCACCAGGATGCGCGGATTGCTTGGACGCAGACAACTGGCTCCGGAGGAAGGGCTCTGGATTAAGCCTTCCTCGGGAGTTCATACCATAGGAATGAAGTTTGCGATCGATGTTATCGGTCTTGATCGCAAGCATCGTGTCGTTCACCTGTGGAATGCATTGGTGCCGAACCGTATCACTGCGGTTCATTGGAAGATCAGCAGTGTGCTGGAAGTCCCGGCGGGCAGGATCGTGGAAAGTGGAACCAGGATCGGACACACCCTTGAGATGGATACGCGCAACTAA
- a CDS encoding type II secretion system F family protein, whose amino-acid sequence MQILFFVAIGVIVFCLIGLLLIPFLSRGNRESQRVLAAIGGNHPDREGLHGLARLEDGLLKLAHDIRTRLGLSVSSKSIDRLAAAGYRGPNAPDFYFAAQCLTPLAGAFLGSFIPSNTLFWVFVFVAVGYIFPGFWLTERARIRRNRIRRSLPDVVDLLVICVDGGLGLDQALIRVNSEIAKSHSDLQNELTRVHQEQKAGRPRMETWQNLADRIKVREISVFVSMLTQADRFGTPIVKTLSTFADDLRTKRRQQVEELAEKTKVKIIFPLVFCIFPCLFIVLLGPAVLQIASSLKDIAH is encoded by the coding sequence ATGCAGATTCTTTTCTTCGTTGCGATTGGGGTTATAGTCTTCTGCCTGATTGGTCTTCTCCTGATCCCTTTTCTATCGCGCGGCAATCGGGAATCGCAGCGAGTACTCGCCGCGATAGGAGGAAATCACCCCGATCGGGAAGGACTGCATGGGCTAGCTCGCTTAGAAGATGGGCTTCTTAAGCTGGCGCATGATATCCGCACTCGTCTTGGACTTTCTGTAAGTTCAAAATCTATCGATCGTCTTGCGGCTGCGGGGTATCGAGGACCGAATGCTCCGGATTTTTACTTCGCGGCGCAATGTCTTACTCCGTTGGCCGGCGCATTTCTCGGCAGCTTCATTCCTAGTAACACGCTTTTCTGGGTCTTTGTCTTTGTAGCGGTGGGATACATATTTCCGGGATTCTGGCTTACAGAGCGGGCCCGCATCCGCCGGAACCGCATCCGCCGAAGCCTGCCAGATGTGGTCGACCTGCTCGTGATTTGTGTGGATGGAGGGCTCGGACTGGACCAGGCGCTGATTCGGGTGAATAGCGAAATCGCCAAGTCGCATAGCGATTTGCAGAATGAGCTGACTCGAGTTCACCAGGAGCAGAAGGCTGGCCGTCCGCGCATGGAAACATGGCAGAATCTCGCTGACAGGATCAAGGTGCGCGAAATTTCGGTGTTCGTCAGCATGCTTACGCAGGCCGATCGATTTGGCACACCTATCGTCAAGACACTCAGTACCTTTGCGGACGATCTTCGCACGAAAAGGCGTCAACAGGTAGAAGAGCTTGCCGAAAAGACCAAGGTAAAGATCATCTTCCCACTCGTTTTCTGTATTTTCCCCTGTCTGTTCATTGTCCTTTTGGGTCCGGCTGTTTTGCAGATAGCAAGCAGCTTGAAAGATATCGCACATTAA
- a CDS encoding type II secretion system F family protein: MLLISVVFLVTLSIVFGALALALRPTAAQAAVDRRIRQVVTAPSDLQNILLPGAESLLAQERDVLGWMKPILVKSAFAARIATLVVRSQVKTTVSAVLMLSVVLGAAGFLMILLELSTPWMAIPAAIAMGCIPLSYLRYRQKKRLAAFNAVLPECVETCARSLRAGHSVVAALDIVAQQSPEPAKTEFAEVFKKQNYGLPLREALNQMMERMPSEDLRVMITAFLVQRDTGGNLVEILERLVVIMRDRLRIQRDIRTHTAQGRLTGWVLCLLPVGLLALINLVSPGYSKVLFHTEVGKRMLYVGLGLLLLGGFIIRQIIHGIEV; encoded by the coding sequence ATGCTGCTGATATCCGTAGTTTTTCTCGTCACCTTGTCTATTGTCTTTGGGGCTCTTGCGCTTGCACTGAGACCAACAGCTGCGCAGGCTGCCGTTGATCGTCGAATCAGGCAGGTGGTCACTGCGCCTTCTGATCTGCAAAACATCCTTCTGCCAGGGGCTGAGAGTTTGCTTGCGCAGGAGCGGGATGTACTTGGCTGGATGAAACCAATTCTGGTTAAGTCGGCATTCGCGGCCAGGATTGCGACTCTTGTCGTGCGCAGTCAGGTTAAGACCACCGTGTCTGCGGTACTCATGTTATCTGTTGTTCTTGGCGCCGCAGGATTTCTAATGATCCTGCTCGAGCTCAGTACTCCGTGGATGGCAATTCCTGCAGCGATTGCCATGGGATGCATTCCACTAAGTTATCTGCGCTATCGACAGAAGAAGAGGCTTGCAGCCTTTAACGCGGTGCTCCCAGAGTGTGTAGAAACCTGTGCGCGGTCGCTTCGTGCCGGTCATTCTGTCGTTGCGGCACTGGATATCGTTGCGCAGCAATCTCCGGAGCCTGCCAAGACAGAGTTCGCAGAGGTATTTAAAAAGCAGAATTATGGTTTGCCCCTGAGGGAAGCTCTCAATCAGATGATGGAGCGGATGCCCTCGGAAGATCTACGGGTGATGATTACTGCATTTCTTGTGCAGCGAGATACAGGCGGCAACCTGGTCGAGATACTGGAGCGGCTGGTCGTGATTATGCGCGATCGACTTCGTATCCAGCGTGATATTCGTACCCACACGGCACAGGGCCGACTTACAGGTTGGGTTCTCTGTCTTCTTCCTGTAGGACTTCTTGCCCTCATCAATTTAGTGAGCCCCGGCTACTCAAAGGTGCTTTTTCATACCGAAGTAGGCAAGCGAATGCTTTATGTAGGTCTTGGCCTTCTTCTCCTCGGTGGATTCATTATTCGGCAAATTATTCATGGGATTGAGGTGTAG
- a CDS encoding CpaF family protein, whose amino-acid sequence MSATEETLSGGDSGIPHNTRGVPEVLQQQIKSAVHKELIKRLDLDRLSEFNDTRSGQQQLFLLIQRLLVEHGIPLSVTERDKLAQEVLDEVFGMGPLEPLLHDPTVNDILVNTHNAVYVERRGLLEKTNVVFKDDRHLMHIIEKIVSAVGRRVDESSPMVDARLADGSRVNVIIPPLAIDGPILSIRRFGNTPLAAEDLLRSNTLTAPMLNLLRCAVQARVSIVISGGTGTGKTTLLNILSSFIHGNERIVTIEDSAELLMRQEHVVRLETRPPNVEGRGAVRQRELMINALRMRPDRIVLGEVRGEEALDMLQAMNTGHDGSLTTIHANTPRDALSRMETMAMMGDIRLPERAIRSQIASAVQLIVQVARLSDGSRRITHITELTGSFSENISMNDLFLFERKGVTSAGTVKGRFYSTGIIPRFAEKLAACGIALPSDFLTHAVEV is encoded by the coding sequence ATGAGTGCGACAGAAGAGACCCTGAGCGGTGGTGACAGCGGAATCCCGCATAACACGCGCGGTGTGCCGGAGGTGCTCCAGCAGCAGATCAAGTCGGCTGTGCATAAAGAACTCATCAAACGGTTGGATCTTGATCGCTTGAGCGAGTTTAACGATACGCGCTCTGGCCAGCAGCAGCTCTTTCTCTTGATACAGCGCTTGCTTGTCGAACATGGCATTCCACTGAGCGTGACAGAGCGAGACAAGCTGGCACAAGAGGTGCTGGATGAAGTGTTCGGGATGGGCCCTCTCGAGCCACTCCTGCACGATCCAACAGTGAACGACATCCTCGTCAATACGCACAACGCTGTTTATGTAGAGCGGCGTGGCCTTCTTGAAAAGACAAATGTTGTTTTCAAAGATGACCGTCATCTTATGCACATCATCGAGAAGATCGTTTCTGCGGTGGGCCGCCGTGTCGACGAATCTTCTCCGATGGTGGATGCCCGGCTGGCGGATGGCTCGCGTGTCAACGTCATTATTCCGCCTCTGGCCATCGACGGACCTATTCTTTCTATTCGCCGTTTTGGTAATACCCCTCTCGCTGCAGAGGATCTCTTGCGTTCCAATACCCTGACAGCGCCGATGCTCAATTTGCTCCGCTGTGCGGTGCAGGCCCGGGTGAGCATCGTCATTTCAGGCGGCACCGGAACGGGCAAAACGACATTGCTGAACATTTTGTCGTCTTTCATTCACGGCAATGAACGCATTGTCACCATTGAAGATTCGGCAGAATTGCTCATGCGGCAGGAGCATGTCGTTCGCCTGGAAACAAGACCGCCGAATGTTGAGGGCCGTGGGGCAGTCCGCCAGCGTGAACTCATGATCAATGCGTTGCGCATGCGGCCGGATCGCATTGTTCTCGGTGAGGTTCGCGGTGAAGAAGCGCTCGATATGTTGCAGGCGATGAACACGGGGCACGACGGATCGCTGACGACCATCCACGCGAACACGCCACGAGATGCGCTCTCGCGTATGGAAACGATGGCGATGATGGGCGATATTCGCTTGCCGGAGCGCGCCATCCGTTCGCAGATCGCATCTGCAGTGCAGCTGATTGTTCAGGTTGCGCGTTTGAGCGATGGTAGCCGGCGTATCACACACATCACAGAACTTACCGGCTCCTTCAGCGAAAACATCAGCATGAACGATCTCTTCCTTTTTGAGCGAAAGGGCGTTACTTCGGCTGGAACGGTAAAAGGACGATTTTATTCCACAGGAATTATTCCGCGTTTTGCAGAGAAGCTGGCTGCATGCGGCATAGCGCTGCCGTCTGATTTTCTTACGCACGCCGTTGAGGTTTGA
- a CDS encoding AAA family ATPase, with product MVIAVCLGADTVDRLNHAIKKRTWRSEVATFTSYISPDKRPYFAPLIKSAEICIAFVDFSRSTEEAIETAQYLTQMFAGKITVVALAKSKDPAKILVAMRSGCSEFLETPLQEVTLNDLFDRLERQWFSTHYKEPQSGSILSLFGVKGGVGTTTLAVHLAVFLSQMQGKRVLLVDHCQELGHVCVYLGMDGRKSQFQEVVKNFNRLDSQLLHGFIGRHPMGLDVLSSLDSCGARAMDGDALTKTLEFLRCEYDYIIFDCDIRQEEHNMPVIEASQRIYLVSTQDVGSLRNLSRYIDRFLLLDASAEKIEIALNRVSDLDPALVEQVEKAVKLPIKLRIPNAYLELAKTANLGEPIMPGTKSPLASRFAKWAEAIAGAPLSEVSAKRVKPLLSLWR from the coding sequence ATGGTGATTGCTGTCTGTCTTGGGGCTGATACCGTGGATCGCTTGAACCATGCGATAAAGAAAAGAACATGGCGCAGTGAAGTGGCTACGTTCACTTCTTATATCTCACCGGATAAGCGGCCTTATTTTGCTCCACTCATCAAGTCTGCCGAGATCTGTATTGCGTTCGTCGATTTCAGCCGATCCACGGAAGAGGCAATTGAGACTGCGCAATATCTCACGCAGATGTTTGCCGGGAAAATCACCGTCGTTGCTTTGGCTAAGAGTAAAGACCCTGCCAAAATTCTCGTAGCCATGCGCTCGGGATGCAGTGAGTTCCTGGAGACCCCTCTGCAGGAAGTCACGCTGAATGATCTCTTCGACCGGCTTGAGCGGCAATGGTTCAGCACGCATTACAAGGAGCCACAGTCTGGTTCGATTCTTTCTCTCTTCGGAGTAAAAGGCGGAGTAGGGACGACGACTCTTGCGGTGCACCTGGCCGTATTCCTCTCGCAGATGCAAGGCAAGCGCGTTCTTCTCGTAGACCATTGCCAGGAGCTTGGGCACGTCTGTGTCTATCTTGGTATGGATGGAAGAAAGTCTCAGTTTCAGGAAGTGGTTAAAAACTTTAATCGCCTCGACAGCCAGTTACTGCATGGCTTTATAGGCCGTCATCCGATGGGCCTGGATGTTCTCTCATCGTTGGATAGCTGCGGGGCACGAGCCATGGATGGCGATGCCTTGACAAAGACGCTGGAGTTCCTGCGTTGCGAATACGACTACATCATCTTCGACTGTGATATCCGGCAGGAAGAGCACAATATGCCGGTCATAGAAGCATCGCAGCGCATTTACCTGGTTTCCACGCAGGATGTTGGATCACTGCGCAATCTTTCCCGCTATATTGACCGCTTCCTTCTGCTGGATGCTTCCGCCGAGAAGATCGAGATTGCACTGAACCGTGTCTCGGATCTGGATCCTGCTCTTGTCGAGCAGGTGGAAAAGGCAGTCAAGCTGCCGATCAAACTACGCATTCCGAATGCGTATCTCGAGCTTGCAAAGACGGCAAATCTTGGGGAGCCAATCATGCCTGGAACTAAGTCTCCACTGGCAAGTCGTTTTGCAAAGTGGGCCGAAGCGATTGCAGGTGCGCCATTGAGTGAGGTGAGCGCCAAGCGGGTGAAACCATTGTTATCGCTCTGGAGATAA
- a CDS encoding type II and III secretion system protein family protein, which translates to MKKYAGGVMKSFEALLLPFMLTAVAAGAWAQSRTQAVLSASAVAAQPADFTSAAPNEQAMHMVVGRSMYINTRHRLSRIYVSNPGVISAYVASPNQVLVSSKDYGVSSLVVWDESGESQPYLISSDLDLEQLRTSLQHSLPGENVDVQGDGGRIVLSGMVATPEDSDAAGKLAGMYSKNVFNALSVNSAAVKQVRLKVRIVEVDRQKLMQFGFNFFNVGGNTLAQTTTTQFPSTLTASTNGSSSSSSSSGTSASVGNKIASYTSPLNFLLYSSSLNIGATLQDLETKQILQILAEPTITTISGKEASFLSGGEFPFPVVQGTTGGLTSISIQFRPYGVKIDFTPVVNVDGTIQLKVAPEVSALDYTNEVSIDGYDIPAISTRRAETQVVLRSGQSFAISGLLDRRTTDAYSRTPGFSSIPILGQLFKSKNLNHSTTELIVIVTPEVVNPITESSNMSEPNLPVPSIDSKQFDESLQKKKSN; encoded by the coding sequence GTGAAGAAATATGCCGGCGGCGTAATGAAATCTTTTGAGGCGTTGCTCCTGCCTTTCATGCTGACTGCAGTCGCTGCAGGCGCATGGGCGCAGAGCAGGACACAGGCGGTGCTCTCTGCTTCTGCGGTTGCGGCGCAGCCTGCAGACTTTACCAGCGCTGCTCCGAATGAACAGGCGATGCATATGGTCGTGGGGCGATCGATGTATATCAACACGCGTCATCGCCTGAGCAGAATTTATGTAAGTAATCCGGGTGTGATTTCTGCCTATGTTGCCAGTCCGAACCAGGTGCTGGTCAGTTCCAAGGATTATGGCGTGAGTTCTTTGGTGGTATGGGATGAATCGGGAGAATCTCAGCCCTATCTCATCTCTTCGGATCTCGATCTTGAGCAGTTGCGAACATCTTTACAACACTCTTTGCCCGGAGAGAATGTGGACGTACAGGGCGATGGCGGCCGCATCGTGCTTTCAGGCATGGTTGCGACACCTGAAGACTCCGATGCGGCAGGAAAACTGGCCGGGATGTACTCGAAGAATGTCTTCAATGCATTGAGTGTGAACTCGGCAGCGGTCAAGCAGGTTCGTCTAAAGGTCCGCATCGTCGAAGTTGATAGGCAAAAGCTTATGCAGTTCGGATTTAACTTCTTCAATGTCGGCGGCAATACACTTGCTCAAACAACAACCACACAATTCCCGTCCACCCTCACGGCTTCAACGAACGGATCGTCTTCTAGCAGTTCCAGTAGCGGAACCTCTGCATCCGTCGGAAACAAGATAGCGTCTTACACCAGTCCGCTCAACTTTCTGCTCTACAGTTCGTCGCTCAATATCGGCGCCACCTTGCAGGATCTTGAGACGAAGCAGATCCTCCAGATACTGGCAGAGCCCACCATCACTACGATCAGCGGAAAGGAAGCAAGTTTCCTGTCCGGTGGTGAGTTTCCATTCCCGGTGGTGCAGGGAACTACCGGCGGTCTCACTTCTATCAGTATTCAGTTTCGTCCTTATGGGGTGAAGATCGATTTCACGCCAGTGGTGAATGTCGACGGCACGATCCAGCTGAAGGTCGCACCGGAAGTGAGCGCGCTCGATTACACGAACGAGGTGAGTATCGACGGGTATGATATCCCCGCCATTTCAACGCGGCGTGCAGAAACTCAGGTCGTGCTTCGCAGTGGCCAGAGCTTTGCCATATCGGGTTTGCTCGATCGTCGCACGACAGACGCTTATAGCCGCACGCCAGGGTTTTCGAGCATCCCCATTCTTGGTCAGCTGTTCAAGTCCAAAAATCTGAATCACTCAACAACAGAGCTGATTGTGATCGTCACCCCGGAAGTCGTAAATCCGATCACGGAAAGCTCGAATATGAGCGAGCCGAATCTTCCGGTTCCTTCTATCGACTCCAAGCAATTCGACGAATCATTGCAGAAGAAGAAGTCTAACTGA
- the cpaB gene encoding Flp pilus assembly protein CpaB: protein MKTRRLLVALLIAVLVSGIFTLWIAGRLAHAHSGQRLQYYAAAHALDAGSVLAAADIKQIAWPNSMALVGAFVRPQDVIGRVVLFPVAAGQPLLESQLAAPGSGAGLSNKIPPGMRALSLKSDQVVGVAGFLFPGTHVDVLVTYTMPSSAMPVTSTVLQDAEILTAGQKMEPDPQGKPAPVDVVTLLVSPQDAERVVLASAQGRVHFVLRNGTDSAESAAAPIQLASLGQPDAVNRLPQPKAHPHVRAVAATPAPAKYNVQVISGDKSTTESFQ, encoded by the coding sequence ATGAAAACACGCCGGCTTCTCGTGGCTCTTTTGATCGCTGTTCTGGTATCGGGCATCTTTACGCTATGGATCGCAGGTAGATTGGCGCACGCTCACAGCGGGCAACGGTTGCAGTACTATGCAGCTGCGCACGCGCTGGATGCTGGATCTGTGCTCGCCGCGGCCGATATCAAGCAGATTGCATGGCCGAACTCGATGGCGTTGGTAGGAGCCTTCGTGCGACCTCAGGATGTAATTGGCCGTGTTGTGCTTTTTCCTGTCGCTGCCGGTCAGCCACTGCTCGAAAGCCAGCTCGCCGCACCCGGTTCCGGCGCGGGGCTTTCCAATAAGATTCCGCCCGGTATGCGGGCTCTTTCCCTTAAGTCGGATCAGGTCGTAGGTGTTGCGGGCTTCCTCTTTCCGGGCACGCATGTCGATGTGCTTGTTACCTATACGATGCCGTCTTCCGCCATGCCTGTAACATCTACCGTTTTGCAGGATGCGGAAATTCTTACCGCGGGCCAGAAGATGGAGCCTGACCCGCAGGGAAAACCTGCGCCAGTCGATGTGGTGACGCTCTTGGTCTCGCCTCAGGATGCTGAGCGAGTCGTGCTTGCCAGTGCACAGGGTCGTGTTCACTTCGTGCTGCGAAACGGGACGGACTCGGCGGAATCCGCCGCTGCCCCCATTCAGCTTGCTTCGCTTGGGCAGCCCGATGCAGTAAATCGCTTGCCGCAGCCAAAAGCTCATCCCCATGTGCGAGCCGTAGCAGCGACCCCCGCGCCTGCGAAATATAACGTTCAGGTGATCAGCGGAGATAAGTCCACTACGGAGAGCTTCCAGTGA
- a CDS encoding A24 family peptidase, with amino-acid sequence MMQDHQVVFCAAASAFAGIAAVWDVRTRRIPNLLCLTAFAVGILLHFGMDGWSGMLTSLAAGLIAGFVFFLFFLAGGMGGGDVKLIAAIAALAGFAQLPYLLVFTALTGGVLAMMLILRRGALRSTLKNMGTLLGHHLRSGLKPHEELNVQNQSALRLPYGIAIAAGACITLYLQGSRG; translated from the coding sequence ATGATGCAAGATCACCAGGTGGTCTTCTGCGCCGCAGCATCTGCCTTCGCCGGCATCGCTGCTGTCTGGGATGTGCGAACGCGAAGAATTCCAAATCTCCTGTGCCTGACGGCCTTTGCAGTCGGGATTCTTCTCCACTTCGGCATGGACGGCTGGTCTGGCATGCTTACCTCGCTGGCAGCCGGTCTTATCGCAGGATTCGTCTTCTTCCTCTTCTTTCTTGCCGGAGGAATGGGCGGCGGAGATGTGAAGCTGATCGCCGCTATCGCCGCACTCGCCGGATTCGCGCAGCTGCCGTATCTGCTGGTATTTACTGCCCTCACCGGTGGAGTGCTGGCCATGATGCTCATTCTTCGTAGAGGAGCGCTTCGCTCTACGTTGAAGAATATGGGCACGCTTTTAGGGCATCACCTCCGCAGCGGTCTCAAGCCGCATGAGGAATTGAATGTCCAGAATCAGTCTGCGTTGCGGCTGCCCTATGGCATCGCCATCGCGGCAGGTGCGTGCATCACGCTCTATCTTCAGGGAAGCCGAGGCTGA
- a CDS encoding Flp family type IVb pilin — protein sequence MKAIMNRLISDESGQDLIEYALVAGLVGLVSVTALQTLATDIAKVFTAIDTDLTTAAG from the coding sequence ATGAAAGCCATCATGAATCGCCTGATCTCGGATGAGTCGGGCCAGGACCTGATCGAATACGCACTGGTTGCCGGCCTGGTTGGCCTTGTTTCAGTCACCGCTTTGCAGACGCTGGCCACCGATATTGCAAAAGTGTTTACCGCTATTGATACCGATTTGACGACTGCTGCTGGCTAA